One bacterium genomic window, TGACACCGCAGAGCCTTCTATTGATTTATCTGGTAATTGAACCGTTATGTGTCTGCCCACGATTGAGGATAACTGGTTGATTTCATTTAAAAAAGGAGCGAGATTTTGCACCTTCTTGAATTTAAGATAATCTTTTTCCATACCTTCCAATATCTTTGCTAAAATTTCTATTATCGGAATTTCTTTTCCCAATGCATCTTTGAGTGATGTTGCCTTTGATGGAAGTGTTTGAGAATCCACATTGACATTAATCCCTACCCCGATAATAATATATCTAACCGCAACTTCAACCGTTGAGCTTTCTGTCAATATTCCACCTACTTTTTTATTATTGAGATACAGGTCATTAGGCCATTTGATAAGGATATTCAGGTTAGTCATTTCTTTGATTGCCCGGGCAATACTCAAGGCAACTAAAATCGTCAATCCAGAGGCTTGATTTATGTTCATTAAGGTTGGTGTGAGGACCAAAGAAAACCACAAACCTCCTTTTGGGGATATCCATGTTTTTGATGGTTGTCCTTTGCCTTCAGTCTGGATTTCGGCAATAACTAAAGTTCCTTCAGGTGCACCAAAAGCGGCTAATGAATGAGCAATATCCTGAGTTGAACCCACCTCGTCAAATGTATGTATCTGCCGACCGAAAATTTTACTCACAAGATTTTCTTTAATCTCTTGTGCCTGCCACATAAGTTTTCGCTCCTTTTCCCCTGAAAATAGGAAGTAGAAAGTAGAGAGTAGAAAGTAGAAAGTAAAGGAAACATCACTCCTCACGCCCATCTCCTTACCTCCCACCTTCTATCTCCTACCTACTATTTTCATCCTCATTTGTGAACCCACGGTTCATGAGCGTTTCCCCTGAAAATACATTCGCAGATTTCGCAGATTACACAGATTTTAGAACGGTTCACTTTTGTTTGAAATCTTGTAAGCGTTCAGGTGGTGTAACAAAAGGAGATGTGGAGATTAAGGAGATAGGGAGATATT contains:
- a CDS encoding biotin--[acetyl-CoA-carboxylase] ligase, coding for MGGKEMGVRSDVSFTFYFLLSTFYFLFSGEKERKLMWQAQEIKENLVSKIFGRQIHTFDEVGSTQDIAHSLAAFGAPEGTLVIAEIQTEGKGQPSKTWISPKGGLWFSLVLTPTLMNINQASGLTILVALSIARAIKEMTNLNILIKWPNDLYLNNKKVGGILTESSTVEVAVRYIIIGVGINVNVDSQTLPSKATSLKDALGKEIPIIEILAKILEGMEKDYLKFKKVQNLAPFLNEINQLSSIVGRHITVQLPDKSIEGSAVSIDGQGRLLVELENGETEIITAGEVMV